From a single Microbacterium murale genomic region:
- a CDS encoding sulfurtransferase, producing the protein MLLDVRTPEQYSGAHTATDPVGGHIPGAVNLPAMATVAGDGRLQHPDALRRIFATAGVDATTQVAVYCGSGVAAMHTALALEQSGIRALVYPGSWSQWSNTRGQPVAVGIFPQGRLTTV; encoded by the coding sequence GTGCTGCTCGACGTTCGCACGCCCGAGCAGTACAGCGGCGCGCACACGGCGACAGACCCGGTCGGCGGGCACATCCCCGGTGCGGTCAACCTTCCTGCGATGGCGACCGTCGCCGGTGATGGCCGGTTGCAGCACCCGGATGCGCTGCGCCGCATCTTCGCGACCGCGGGAGTGGATGCCACCACCCAGGTCGCCGTGTACTGCGGTTCAGGAGTGGCTGCGATGCACACCGCGTTGGCGCTTGAGCAGTCAGGCATCCGTGCCCTCGTGTACCCGGGCTCGTGGAGCCAGTGGTCGAACACCCGAGGGCAGCCCGTCGCGGTCGGCATCTTTCCCCAGGGCAGGCTGACCACGGTCTGA
- a CDS encoding DUF6804 family protein has protein sequence MTSSASQMQRNVLAPGLLAAIALFLAPLFPDGAVATVILYLVAILAVIVAWFAFQAGQWWWSIVFIAIAVVWNPIFPFGFSGWVWVVAHFVAALAFITAGALVKNERTTP, from the coding sequence ATGACCTCCTCCGCCTCGCAGATGCAGCGCAACGTACTCGCACCCGGCCTGCTCGCGGCGATCGCCCTCTTCCTCGCACCGCTGTTCCCTGATGGTGCAGTCGCGACAGTGATCCTGTACCTGGTCGCCATCCTCGCCGTCATCGTCGCCTGGTTCGCATTCCAGGCGGGGCAGTGGTGGTGGAGCATCGTCTTCATCGCGATCGCGGTGGTCTGGAATCCGATCTTCCCGTTCGGCTTCAGCGGCTGGGTGTGGGTGGTCGCGCATTTCGTGGCTGCGCTCGCGTTCATCACCGCGGGAGCACTGGTCAAGAACGAGCGGACGACGCCGTAG
- the sufU gene encoding Fe-S cluster assembly sulfur transfer protein SufU gives MSSSDLQNLYQELILDHSRTPHGFGLRDEVKAQSHQLNPTCGDEITLQVHAASDGTIEAIAWEGHGCAISQASASLFAELVEGMTVPEIETRIDAFREAMRSRGKIEPDEELLGDAAALGSVSRYVARVKCAMLAWVAAEDALRKLV, from the coding sequence ATGAGCTCCAGTGATCTGCAGAACCTGTACCAGGAGCTGATCCTCGATCACTCCCGCACGCCGCACGGATTCGGCCTGCGCGACGAGGTCAAGGCGCAGTCGCATCAGCTGAATCCGACCTGCGGTGATGAGATCACGCTGCAGGTGCATGCGGCATCCGACGGCACGATCGAAGCCATCGCGTGGGAAGGGCACGGCTGCGCCATCTCGCAGGCGTCCGCCTCGCTGTTCGCCGAGCTGGTCGAGGGCATGACGGTGCCGGAGATCGAGACGCGCATCGACGCGTTCCGCGAGGCGATGCGCTCGCGCGGCAAGATCGAGCCGGACGAGGAATTGCTCGGCGATGCTGCGGCGCTCGGCAGCGTCTCCCGCTACGTCGCCCGTGTGAAGTGCGCGATGCTCGCATGGGTGGCCGCAGAGGATGCCCTGCGCAAGCTCGTCTGA
- a CDS encoding NADPH-dependent F420 reductase, giving the protein MTTLGIIGAGHIGSQVARAAITAGYDVVISNSRGPETLSDLVAELGPKAKAATAADAGAAGDVVVVTVPLHALSQIPVEPLAGKIVLDTNNYYFERDGHIDALDKGETTVSQLLQEHLPTSKVAKAFNHIGSGDITVDVAPAGEPNRRALATSSDFPEAADFVTTLYDQIGFDTVDVSPLSESWRVERDRPAYVVRQTAAELRANLAKADRVP; this is encoded by the coding sequence ATGACAACTCTTGGAATCATCGGTGCAGGACACATCGGCAGCCAGGTCGCACGTGCGGCCATCACGGCCGGATACGACGTCGTGATCTCGAACTCGCGCGGCCCGGAAACGCTCTCGGACCTCGTCGCCGAGCTCGGGCCGAAGGCGAAGGCGGCGACGGCTGCCGACGCGGGCGCTGCCGGCGACGTCGTCGTGGTGACGGTGCCGCTGCACGCGCTCTCGCAGATTCCGGTGGAGCCGCTGGCCGGCAAGATCGTGCTCGACACCAACAACTACTATTTCGAGCGGGATGGTCACATCGACGCTCTCGACAAGGGTGAGACGACCGTCTCACAGCTGTTGCAGGAGCACCTGCCCACGTCGAAGGTCGCGAAGGCGTTCAACCACATCGGGTCCGGCGACATCACTGTCGACGTGGCGCCGGCGGGGGAGCCGAACCGTCGTGCACTGGCGACTTCGAGCGACTTCCCCGAGGCGGCCGATTTCGTCACGACGCTCTACGACCAGATCGGCTTCGACACGGTGGATGTCAGCCCGTTGAGTGAGTCGTGGCGCGTCGAGCGCGACCGTCCGGCGTACGTCGTACGCCAGACTGCGGCGGAGCTTCGGGCGAACCTCGCCAAGGCCGACCGCGTGCCCTGA
- a CDS encoding sulfurtransferase, with amino-acid sequence MSHLVSVAQLIHLQRAEEHDTGPAVRLLDVRWRLDRPEGRPEYLRAHLPGAVYVDLENELARRGEPAEGRHPLPDTDDLQRAARGWGLDDGDIAVAYDDNRSVPAARLWWLLRRLGVDVRVLDGGIRAWAAEGMPLERGDVLPQAGGITFEGDSGGVIVLDEIEAFRDSGSAARRSHARAVQRRAHGDRPGRRAHPRCGQPSCDGDRRR; translated from the coding sequence ATGAGCCACCTGGTCAGCGTGGCGCAGCTGATTCATCTGCAGCGCGCCGAAGAGCACGACACCGGGCCTGCCGTGCGGCTGCTCGACGTGCGCTGGCGGCTTGATCGCCCTGAGGGGCGACCAGAATATCTGCGAGCGCATCTGCCGGGGGCGGTGTACGTCGACCTGGAGAATGAGCTCGCTCGTCGCGGCGAGCCGGCGGAGGGCCGGCATCCGCTTCCCGACACGGATGATCTGCAACGGGCGGCGCGCGGGTGGGGGCTCGACGACGGCGACATCGCCGTCGCGTACGACGACAACCGGAGCGTGCCGGCGGCGCGCCTGTGGTGGCTGCTGCGTCGGCTCGGAGTCGATGTGCGAGTGCTCGACGGCGGCATCCGTGCCTGGGCAGCCGAGGGGATGCCCCTCGAACGCGGTGATGTGCTGCCTCAGGCCGGCGGAATCACGTTCGAGGGCGACAGCGGGGGAGTGATCGTCCTCGACGAGATCGAGGCGTTCCGTGACAGCGGGAGTGCTGCTCGACGTTCGCACGCCCGAGCAGTACAGCGGCGCGCACACGGCGACAGACCCGGTCGGCGGGCACATCCCCGGTGCGGTCAACCTTCCTGCGATGGCGACCGTCGCCGGTGA
- a CDS encoding SDR family NAD(P)-dependent oxidoreductase produces the protein MRRLTLAGNTTVITGAASGMGAELARRLAATGVNLALLDHNAQALASVAADLPGTVTTHIVDLRDDEAVVAAAAEVTAAHPRINALITCAGSSMLGSLDQLTMEEMRWLVDVNLWGTVSITKALLPALHARPAAHITHLASVYALAAPAGRIPYSMSKFAVRGFSEALRHELEGSTVTVGAVYPAGVRTGIILHGRYAASIDPAVAARAASAQAAMYHTEPTDAAARIIRATERRSIRTMVGREARLIDVLTRVAPNRYWRVMRGALRQATDTTTPVS, from the coding sequence ATGAGACGGCTGACCCTTGCCGGGAACACCACCGTGATCACCGGCGCCGCCAGCGGCATGGGCGCGGAACTCGCCCGCCGGCTGGCTGCCACAGGAGTGAATCTCGCGCTGCTCGACCACAACGCGCAGGCGCTGGCATCAGTCGCGGCGGACCTGCCTGGCACCGTAACCACCCACATCGTCGATCTTCGCGACGACGAGGCGGTCGTCGCCGCCGCCGCCGAAGTGACAGCCGCGCACCCGCGGATCAACGCGCTGATCACCTGTGCCGGATCGTCGATGCTCGGCAGCCTCGACCAGCTCACGATGGAGGAGATGCGCTGGCTGGTCGACGTCAACCTCTGGGGCACCGTCTCGATCACGAAGGCGCTTCTGCCGGCATTGCACGCCAGGCCGGCCGCGCATATCACGCATCTCGCCAGCGTCTATGCGCTCGCAGCTCCTGCAGGACGCATCCCCTACTCGATGAGCAAGTTCGCCGTCCGGGGATTCTCGGAAGCGCTGCGGCACGAACTGGAAGGCAGCACCGTCACCGTCGGCGCCGTCTATCCGGCGGGAGTACGGACGGGCATCATCCTGCACGGTCGATACGCCGCCTCGATCGACCCCGCCGTCGCCGCACGCGCTGCCTCAGCGCAAGCGGCGATGTACCACACCGAACCCACAGACGCCGCGGCACGCATCATCCGTGCCACTGAGCGGCGAAGCATCCGCACGATGGTCGGACGCGAAGCGCGCCTGATCGACGTGCTGACGCGCGTGGCTCCGAACCGATACTGGCGGGTGATGCGCGGAGCACTGCGACAGGCGACCGACACGACGACGCCGGTGAGCTGA
- a CDS encoding TetR/AcrR family transcriptional regulator — protein sequence MSEINSEIRQPLQKRSQEAFARVLQAGREILEEEGFPGFTVQAVSKRAEVSVGSIYLRAPSREALLLAIHAQEMERMDAEEIWLTPAAVAPGGARAHIEHVATKTSAQMLDNAGILRAFMRRGPEDPEIFERGRTGSQRVAEQFEAALLVCRDHFRHPDPETAADFAFRMLYSMTARRITHGSDFESTRPLSDEVFLQELGRAVADYLLGPS from the coding sequence ATGTCTGAGATCAACTCCGAGATTCGCCAACCGCTGCAGAAGCGCAGCCAGGAGGCGTTCGCGCGCGTACTCCAGGCGGGGCGGGAGATCCTCGAGGAGGAAGGCTTCCCCGGATTCACCGTCCAGGCAGTGAGCAAGCGCGCCGAGGTCTCGGTCGGATCGATCTACCTTCGCGCCCCCAGCCGTGAGGCACTGCTGCTCGCGATCCACGCTCAGGAGATGGAGCGCATGGACGCGGAGGAGATCTGGCTCACGCCCGCCGCCGTCGCGCCTGGCGGAGCGCGCGCACACATCGAGCATGTCGCCACGAAGACCTCCGCGCAGATGCTCGACAACGCCGGGATTCTCCGCGCCTTCATGCGGCGAGGCCCGGAGGACCCGGAGATCTTCGAGCGTGGCCGGACAGGATCACAGCGTGTCGCCGAGCAGTTCGAGGCGGCTCTACTCGTCTGCCGAGACCACTTCCGCCATCCGGATCCCGAGACGGCAGCCGACTTCGCCTTCCGGATGCTCTATTCGATGACGGCTCGGCGCATCACCCACGGCTCGGACTTCGAGTCGACTCGACCGCTCTCCGACGAGGTCTTCCTCCAAGAGCTGGGGCGCGCAGTCGCCGACTACCTCCTCGGCCCGAGCTGA
- a CDS encoding asparagine synthase — protein sequence MGRTADAVAEGVAIGTAAARLTVKNRILVGTIAQGGVFDAARYLADAREALLAMADESAQAAERVTTWRKRARGRHSDPSSTHDYRDRDVRNLRRRAKQSAGVAEKLRAIAEDPEQLGALVEGAREAAWADVRGNLDRRLHVEGMRPDQDPDYAVMREARMQALRLVDLQALSSERRARRKREQDA from the coding sequence GTGGGACGAACTGCGGATGCTGTGGCCGAAGGCGTCGCCATCGGTACCGCTGCGGCGCGCCTGACGGTGAAGAATCGCATCCTCGTCGGCACGATCGCCCAGGGCGGAGTGTTCGACGCCGCTCGTTACCTCGCCGACGCTCGTGAAGCGCTGCTCGCTATGGCCGATGAGTCCGCGCAGGCGGCCGAACGCGTGACCACGTGGCGCAAGCGCGCCCGGGGTCGTCACTCCGACCCGTCGAGTACACATGACTACCGCGACCGCGACGTGCGCAACCTCCGCCGCCGCGCCAAGCAGTCGGCCGGCGTCGCCGAGAAGCTGAGGGCGATCGCCGAAGACCCCGAACAGCTCGGCGCGCTCGTCGAAGGCGCACGCGAAGCGGCGTGGGCGGATGTGCGTGGCAATCTGGATCGCCGGCTCCACGTCGAGGGCATGCGCCCCGATCAGGATCCCGACTACGCCGTCATGCGTGAGGCGCGGATGCAGGCGCTGCGCCTCGTCGATCTGCAGGCACTCTCATCCGAACGACGCGCACGGCGCAAGCGCGAGCAGGACGCGTGA
- a CDS encoding fumarylacetoacetate hydrolase family protein, with the protein MKNEDSVLFTTDSPVVPDAFGLGSFTASGQTFVGAMRDGLVYDTRPFLGPDATIRSLLQDWDAAIDTLVEVAPSMTGGISADALEVLPPVQPVGQILCAGANYRVHVEQIVQSTLRNSGDKRSDEELHAFALETVERQAQSDPFMFVGLPSAVSGARDDVILWTPGDQHDWELELGVILKSAAHRISPEESFDHIAGYVMSNDITVRDVMARSNVPLTDFVTSKNRPTYFPTGPIILPARFVPDYRRLRITLKLNGETMQDELVEDIIHGVEKCVSYASHSTVLSAGDMILTGSPAGNAGKHGNRWLRPGDVMEASITGLGTQVTRCVAPPR; encoded by the coding sequence ATGAAGAACGAGGATTCCGTGCTCTTTACCACCGACTCACCCGTGGTCCCCGACGCCTTCGGTCTGGGAAGTTTCACCGCGTCCGGTCAGACGTTCGTGGGTGCGATGCGGGATGGCCTCGTATACGACACCAGACCGTTTCTCGGACCAGACGCGACGATCCGCAGCCTGCTGCAGGATTGGGATGCCGCGATCGACACGCTCGTCGAGGTCGCTCCGTCGATGACGGGCGGGATCTCCGCCGATGCACTGGAGGTGCTCCCGCCGGTGCAGCCCGTCGGCCAGATCTTGTGCGCTGGCGCGAACTACCGCGTGCACGTGGAGCAGATAGTGCAGAGCACGCTCCGCAATTCGGGCGACAAGCGCAGCGACGAAGAACTGCACGCCTTCGCGCTCGAGACTGTCGAGCGACAGGCGCAGTCGGACCCGTTCATGTTCGTGGGGCTCCCATCCGCGGTCTCCGGCGCCCGCGACGACGTCATCCTCTGGACGCCCGGCGATCAGCATGACTGGGAACTCGAGCTCGGCGTCATCCTCAAGTCGGCGGCGCATCGGATCTCGCCCGAAGAGTCGTTCGATCACATCGCGGGCTACGTGATGAGCAACGACATCACGGTTCGAGACGTCATGGCGCGCTCGAACGTGCCGCTCACGGACTTCGTCACGTCGAAGAACCGGCCGACCTACTTCCCCACGGGGCCGATCATCCTGCCCGCCCGGTTCGTTCCTGACTATCGCCGCCTGAGGATCACGCTGAAACTCAACGGCGAAACGATGCAGGACGAACTGGTAGAGGACATCATCCACGGTGTCGAGAAGTGCGTCAGTTACGCCTCGCACTCGACGGTTCTGTCCGCCGGAGACATGATCCTGACGGGATCGCCTGCCGGGAATGCCGGCAAGCATGGCAATCGCTGGCTTCGGCCCGGCGACGTCATGGAGGCGAGCATCACGGGCCTGGGCACCCAGGTCACCCGCTGTGTCGCCCCGCCACGCTGA
- a CDS encoding cysteine desulfurase — protein sequence MSTSLDATSLTDAEIQRLREDFPILQTQVNGHPLVYLDSGATSQRPLAVLDAEREFLTTLNAAVHRGAHTLAAEATEVFEGARATLARFVGADEDEIVWTSNATEAINLVAYAFSNASLGRGGAAAEKFGLGEGDEIVTTEMEHHANLIPWQELAARTGATLRVIPVDDDGALRLDEATRMIGPRTRIVAVTHVSNVLGVVNPVEQLIAAAHEVGALVLLDACQSAPHLPLDVKVLDVDFAVFSGHKMLGPTGIGALYGRRELLEVMPPFLTGGSMITTVTTTAAEYLPPPQRFEAGTQRVSQAVALAAAVDYLSAVGMPQIAAHEALLGRRLVEGLSAIDGVRVLGAGIDLPRVGLASFDIPGIHSHDVGQFLDDQGIAVRVGHHCAQPLHRRLGVTSSTRASTYVYSTEAEVDAFLEGVAATIEFFGVRS from the coding sequence ATGAGCACTTCCCTCGATGCCACCTCGCTGACGGATGCCGAGATCCAGCGCCTCCGCGAGGACTTTCCGATCCTGCAGACGCAGGTGAACGGGCATCCGCTCGTCTATCTCGACTCCGGCGCGACTTCTCAGCGCCCCCTTGCGGTGCTCGACGCGGAACGCGAGTTCCTGACCACGCTCAACGCTGCGGTGCACCGTGGTGCGCACACACTCGCCGCTGAGGCGACCGAGGTCTTCGAAGGCGCCCGCGCCACTCTCGCCAGGTTCGTCGGCGCTGATGAAGACGAGATCGTCTGGACATCGAACGCGACCGAGGCGATCAACCTCGTCGCCTACGCGTTCTCGAACGCATCGCTCGGGCGCGGCGGCGCGGCGGCCGAGAAGTTCGGACTGGGCGAGGGTGACGAGATCGTCACGACCGAGATGGAGCACCACGCCAATCTCATCCCGTGGCAGGAGCTCGCCGCGCGCACCGGTGCGACGCTGCGGGTCATCCCCGTCGATGACGACGGCGCGTTGCGTCTCGATGAAGCAACCAGAATGATCGGCCCTCGCACCAGGATCGTCGCCGTCACACACGTCTCCAACGTGCTCGGAGTCGTCAACCCTGTCGAGCAGTTGATCGCCGCCGCCCACGAGGTCGGTGCGCTCGTGCTGCTCGACGCCTGCCAGTCGGCGCCGCACCTGCCGCTCGACGTGAAGGTCCTGGATGTCGACTTCGCGGTGTTCTCCGGACACAAGATGCTCGGGCCGACCGGCATCGGTGCGCTCTACGGCCGTCGTGAGCTGCTCGAGGTGATGCCGCCCTTCCTCACCGGCGGATCGATGATCACGACGGTCACCACGACCGCGGCCGAGTACCTGCCGCCGCCGCAGCGTTTCGAGGCCGGCACCCAGCGGGTGTCGCAGGCTGTCGCGCTCGCCGCGGCGGTCGACTATCTGTCGGCGGTCGGAATGCCGCAGATCGCCGCCCACGAGGCGCTGCTCGGTCGCCGCCTCGTCGAGGGACTCTCCGCGATCGACGGCGTGCGCGTGCTCGGCGCGGGCATCGACCTGCCGCGGGTGGGACTTGCGAGCTTCGACATTCCCGGCATCCACTCGCACGACGTCGGACAGTTCCTCGACGACCAGGGCATCGCCGTGCGTGTGGGGCATCACTGCGCGCAGCCGTTGCACCGCAGGCTCGGCGTGACCTCATCGACCCGTGCGAGCACCTATGTCTACTCGACCGAGGCCGAGGTCGATGCCTTCCTCGAGGGTGTCGCGGCGACGATCGAGTTCTTCGGAGTGCGCTCATGA
- a CDS encoding GntR family transcriptional regulator: MLRDDIVLGRRPPGSRLVERDLATELRVSRLPVREAIRALVNEGIVVARPRSWAIVREFTLRDVRDFAEVRAAIETEVFILATERHDHEGIEQLRLLVEREERAASAGDGDVARGLSGAFHEHMVVLAGNDMLSELASIYATRLKWVFGQHGDLEAMAAEHRRLYEAILARDVELVKTLVVRHLEQGAAAAAKKLSDVASPTRATEE, translated from the coding sequence ATGCTGCGCGATGACATCGTGCTGGGTCGGCGGCCGCCCGGATCGAGGCTGGTGGAGCGAGACCTCGCGACGGAGCTGCGCGTCTCACGTCTGCCCGTCCGCGAGGCGATCCGTGCTCTGGTGAACGAGGGCATCGTGGTCGCGCGGCCTCGCAGCTGGGCGATCGTGCGCGAGTTCACGCTGCGGGACGTGCGGGATTTCGCAGAGGTCCGTGCGGCGATCGAGACGGAGGTGTTCATTCTCGCGACGGAACGCCATGACCACGAGGGAATCGAACAGTTGCGTCTACTCGTGGAGCGTGAAGAGCGTGCCGCGAGCGCTGGCGATGGTGACGTGGCCAGGGGGCTGTCGGGTGCGTTCCATGAGCACATGGTGGTGCTGGCGGGCAATGACATGCTCAGCGAACTCGCCAGCATCTACGCCACTCGTCTGAAATGGGTGTTCGGTCAGCATGGCGATCTGGAGGCGATGGCCGCCGAGCATCGGCGGCTGTACGAGGCGATTCTTGCCCGCGATGTGGAGCTGGTGAAGACCCTGGTGGTTCGCCATCTCGAGCAGGGCGCTGCCGCCGCAGCGAAGAAGCTCAGCGATGTCGCCTCGCCGACGAGGGCGACCGAGGAGTAG